A genomic stretch from Xenopus laevis strain J_2021 chromosome 6S, Xenopus_laevis_v10.1, whole genome shotgun sequence includes:
- the LOC121395183 gene encoding activity-regulated cytoskeleton-associated protein-like: MAITMAASGMLVPSLAVPEQTVALQIGTCSPAEMLDRVRKTQVYILSGISRQVESELKGFKKSVMRLNSNMTEEAAAVGIQRWKRSIKACLMRCQDTLVNLERWVKREMNSWRVVFSSFDKMASKTDQAVYRASKVEEKPRRFFQGFGFLSDKKKEEELSQDIVDPYAPSPKKECEPHQWVVISVDVLSPPEFDAKMSEDPREFIVNLEKYFKRSGWDEKVWLSQVDNHLKGAAKKWWEYRKETIDSWHDFKVAFLQYCERLLVREAIKRDLDLPQRRWEPLEQFVWKKRALYHRLYVDANEEEMIRYIISTLHPEIRRFLKPPFPKTVDELVQMGKQIQFEFEQSEKQTLKAAYSDEQISTKLKVMVTKDPYDSNSVCTEKM; the protein is encoded by the coding sequence ATGGCAATAACCATGGCTGCAAGTGGAATGCTTGTTCCTTCTCTAGCTGTCCCTGAGCAAACTGTGGCTCTTCAGATTGGAACATGCAGCCCAGCAGAAATGTTAGACCGGGTCAGAAAGACGCAGGTATATATCTTGTCTGGGATTTCTAGACAGGTTGAGAGTGAGCTTAAAGGTTTTAAAAAGTCAGTGATGAGGTTAAATTCCAACATGACTGAAGAAGCCGCAGCAGTGGGCATACAAAGATGGAAGCGTTCCATAAAGGCTTGTTTAATGAGGTGCCAGGATACCCTGGTGAATTTAGAAAGGTGGGTCAAGAGAGAAATGAATTCCTGGAGAGTGGTGTTTTCTAGTTTTGACAAAATGGCCAGCAAAACAGACCAGGCTGTATACAGGGCCAGTAAGGTGGAAGAAAAACCAAGAAGGTTTTTCCAAGGCTTTGGATTTTTAAGTGataaaaagaaggaagaagagtTATCCCAAGACATTGTAGACCCATATGCTCCCAGCCCAAAAAAGGAATGTGAACCACACCAATGGGTAGTGATCTCAGTTGACGTTCTCTCCCCTCCAGAGTTTGATGCCAAAATGTCAGAAGATCCCAGGGAGTTCATTGTAAACCTGGAGAAATATTTCAAGCGCAGTGGTTGGGATGAAAAGGTTTGGTTATCACAGGTTGATAATCACTTGAAAGGAGCAGCTAAGAAATGGTGGGAGTATAGAAAAGAGACCATAGACAGCTGGCATGATTTCAAAGTAGCATTCTTACAGTATTGTGAAAGGCTTTTGGTTAGGGAGGCCATCAAACGGGACTTAGATCTCCCTCAAAGACGCTGGGAGCCCTTAGAGCAGTTTGTATGGAAGAAAAGGGCCCTGTACCACAGGCTTTATGTAGATGCCAACGAGGAAGAGATGATTCGCTATATAATTAGCACCCTACACCCCGAGATCAGGCGTTTCTTGAAGCCCCCATTTCCCAAGACTGTGGATGAGTTAGTCCAGATGGGCAAACAAATTCAGTTTGAATTTGAACAGTCAGAGAAACAAACCCTCAAGGCAGCTTACTCAGATGAGCAAATTAGTACCAAGCTGAAGGTGATGGTCACAAAGGACCCTTATGATAGCAACAGTGTCTGTACTGAGAAAATGTAA